A single Bacillus sp. HMF5848 DNA region contains:
- a CDS encoding MarR family transcriptional regulator — protein sequence MNFYLRQQMLLTVRALYFCMEHNWSELGRRFEISPAQQHILFLLSTHNNTLTPTQIGELGCWHISTVTRLLKPLQQKELVTVKKDKNTSKYKIVSMTVDGKKLINSLFDAAKTMELFPFDLRYLSEEEVLSFLECGKKILDVHKGENFRFNVISAKVEGGNYG from the coding sequence TTGAATTTTTATTTAAGGCAACAGATGCTTTTAACTGTCAGGGCGTTATATTTTTGTATGGAACATAATTGGTCTGAATTAGGTAGAAGGTTTGAAATTTCGCCAGCACAACAACATATTTTGTTTTTACTTTCTACTCATAATAATACACTTACTCCTACTCAAATTGGCGAGTTAGGTTGTTGGCATATTTCTACAGTTACAAGATTACTTAAGCCTCTTCAACAGAAGGAACTTGTTACTGTCAAGAAAGACAAAAATACATCCAAATATAAAATTGTATCAATGACCGTTGATGGGAAAAAATTAATTAACAGTTTATTTGATGCTGCTAAAACAATGGAGCTTTTTCCATTTGACTTGCGTTACTTGTCTGAAGAAGAGGTGTTATCTTTTTTAGAGTGTGGTAAAAAAATTCTAGATGTTCATAAAGGCGAAAACTTTAGATTTAATGTGATCTCAGCGAAAGTTGAGGGCGGTAACTATGGCTAA
- a CDS encoding CBO0543 family protein, which produces MYLFIVVGVYVIFAKVFVDWKRWMEFYPTIQFYIICNLLYNFIFYQHTLWRYKAVTLSWLNHTLIEVTFTFLIVPVVLIIYLQHYPTGKKKYLYILIWILYFTVIEILFMKKGLFIHENEWNIWWTTLFNFITFAIIRLHYKNPLVGILVSIPIIIVLLMFFHPALSELK; this is translated from the coding sequence ATGTACTTATTTATAGTTGTAGGTGTATATGTCATTTTTGCTAAGGTGTTTGTTGACTGGAAAAGGTGGATGGAATTTTATCCTACCATTCAGTTCTATATCATATGTAATTTACTATATAATTTTATATTCTATCAACATACATTATGGAGATATAAGGCGGTTACACTCTCTTGGCTAAATCATACCCTTATTGAAGTAACATTTACCTTTTTAATTGTCCCGGTAGTGCTCATTATCTATTTACAACATTATCCAACAGGAAAAAAGAAGTATTTATACATTTTAATTTGGATTTTATACTTTACGGTTATAGAAATTCTATTTATGAAAAAAGGTTTATTTATTCACGAGAATGAGTGGAATATATGGTGGACCACTTTATTTAATTTCATAACATTTGCCATTATTCGCCTTCACTATAAAAATCCATTAGTTGGAATATTAGTATCCATCCCAATCATCATCGTTTTATTAATGTTCTTTCATCCAGCTTTATCAGAATTGAAATAG